GTCGATCTTTAAGCGACAACCGCCCGCTGGGCAGAACCTTTGCCGTCGAGTTCGTCATGACGTGGCGCTCCTTGCCGGACAATCAGGAATCAATTCGAGCTGGCCGAGCCTGGCAATTTAATAATGTACCGCGTCTGATGCGCGCGTAAAGCCAGATTCTTTGTTTTCGGCGGCGGGCCGATGTGAAGGTCATGCCCACCCCGATTATTTGCCTTCCGCCACGTTGACACCCGCCGCCGGTCGGGTTGAATTGCAGTTATTGGCCGCCGGGGTTATTGGGCCCTGGAGCCCTGTGCGGCTTTGGGAGTGGTCCGCGCAATCCCCACACGGTACGAGTGTTCCGATGGCCGATGAACTGGTCGATCTCTTGCACAAGCACTTTGGCTTCGATCAGTTTCTGCCGGGGCAACACGAAGTAATCGGACACCTGCTAACGAAGAACTCGGCGGCAGCCGTCTTTCCCACCGGCGGTGGTAAGTCGCTCTGTTATCAATTGCCGTCGCTCGTGCTCGACGGCGTAACGCTCGTGGTTTCGCCATTGATTGCCTTGATGAAAGATCAGATCGACGCGCTGACGCGGCGCGGCATCGTGGCTGCACGCCTCGACTCGACGCTATCGGCGGACGAATATCGAGACATCATGCAGCGAGTGCGCGACGGTGCCGTGCGACTGCTTTACGTCGCTCCGGAGCGGTTTCAAAATGAGCGATTCCGCCGCTCGATCGAACGGGTGCGCGTGTCGTTGTTCGCGGTTGACGAGGCGCATTGCATCTCCGAATGGGGGCACAACTTTCGGCCGGATTATCTCAAACTGGTCGAGTTCGCGCGCCGCTGCCAGGCCGAGCGTTTATTGGCCCTGACCGCGACGGCTACGCCGCAAGTGCTCGACGACATTTGTCGGAGCTTCGAAATCGAACCCCATTGCGCGGTGCGCAACAGTTGTTATCGCCCGAATCTTACGATTCTCACCACGCCCGTCGATTTCGCATTGCGCGACGCGCTGCTGATCGAACGCCTGCGCAAGCGCGCAGCTGGTCCGACGATCATCTATGTGACACTGCAGCGGACGGCCGAAGCGGTGGCCGCGAAGCTCGTCGCCCAGGGAATCGACGCCGATGCCTACCATGCCGGCATGGAAGACCAGGAGCGAACGAAAGTCCAAGAACGATTCATGCGGTCGAAGGCCGGCATCGTCGTGGCCACGATCGCGTTTGGCATGGGAATCGACAAATCCGACATCCGTTATGTCTATCACTTCAACTTGCCGAAGAGCCTGGAGAACTACTCGCAAGAAATCGGCCGCGCCGGACGGGATGCCCAGCCGGCCATTTGTGAAATGTTCGTCTGTGCGGACGATCTCAACCAATTGGAAAATTTTGCCTATGGGGACACTCCGACACGCACGGCGGTCGAGCGTCTGGTCGAAAACGTATTCTCGCAGGGCTCGCAGTTTGACGTCAGCTATTATGAGCTCGCAACGCAGTGCGACATCCGCGTGCTGGTGATTCGCACGCTTTTGACCTACCTCGAGTTGGACGGTTATCTGTCGGGTGGAACGCCGTTTTATTCGACCTACAAATTTCGGCCGCTGCTCGCCTCCAGCCAGATTCTCTCCCGGTTCGACGGCGAACGCCGCCAGTTTCTGGAACGACTTTTTCGCCAAGTGAAAAAGGGGAAGACCTGGTTCCAGATCGACGTCGATGGCACGGCCCAGGCGCTCGAATCACCGCGAGACCGCATCGTGCGAGCGCTCGATTACTTGCATGAGCAGGGTTGTATAGAGCTGCAAGCCGCGGGCACGCGCAATCGTTTCGAACGATTGAAAATGCCCACCGATCCGAGAGCGCTGGCCGCAACGCTCCATGCGCGCATCGTCGCTCGCGAGCAGCAGGAAATTGCGCGGCTGGGAGAGGTCCTGGAACTGACACGGCAATCGGGTTGCCAGGTCGATTCCCTTTGCCGCCATTTTGGCGAAACAAGAGCCGAACCCTGTGGGCACTGCACG
The Pirellulales bacterium DNA segment above includes these coding regions:
- a CDS encoding ATP-dependent DNA helicase RecQ; protein product: MADELVDLLHKHFGFDQFLPGQHEVIGHLLTKNSAAAVFPTGGGKSLCYQLPSLVLDGVTLVVSPLIALMKDQIDALTRRGIVAARLDSTLSADEYRDIMQRVRDGAVRLLYVAPERFQNERFRRSIERVRVSLFAVDEAHCISEWGHNFRPDYLKLVEFARRCQAERLLALTATATPQVLDDICRSFEIEPHCAVRNSCYRPNLTILTTPVDFALRDALLIERLRKRAAGPTIIYVTLQRTAEAVAAKLVAQGIDADAYHAGMEDQERTKVQERFMRSKAGIVVATIAFGMGIDKSDIRYVYHFNLPKSLENYSQEIGRAGRDAQPAICEMFVCADDLNQLENFAYGDTPTRTAVERLVENVFSQGSQFDVSYYELATQCDIRVLVIRTLLTYLELDGYLSGGTPFYSTYKFRPLLASSQILSRFDGERRQFLERLFRQVKKGKTWFQIDVDGTAQALESPRDRIVRALDYLHEQGCIELQAAGTRNRFERLKMPTDPRALAATLHARIVAREQQEIARLGEVLELTRQSGCQVDSLCRHFGETRAEPCGHCTRCLAPDAHWQPSRHDSSPIDPAIIAQALTARAEHPELLSDPVIAARWLCGITSPALSRAKLTSHPLFGALERQPFTALCARLEKEFGGQADKSVGQRSRI